A genomic segment from Montipora foliosa isolate CH-2021 chromosome 9, ASM3666993v2, whole genome shotgun sequence encodes:
- the LOC137969727 gene encoding potassium voltage-gated channel protein Shal-like yields MIKKKEEERNDSIWSLDSTSFQRPRKRIFFKVGGTLFETWEHNFDNHPGTLLGSPEKELFYDPGTKTYVFDRDPQMFRHILNYYRLGRLHFSNEYCADDFRDELSFFRISINAVSNCCWDDYRQPKKIRMDKIFKLEDPHVKLVADDRCWPLRKIWNTLENPSETSLGRAWYYFSGLMIALSIVCTVAESTPPPCDDKYLCKHHTCGRNLSQKGKENDSCDEINAFMNERVFLYFVLESICVAIFTFEYLLRFITAPSRCQYVKEFMSIIDLLSILPYYVGLTLEHLLQTSVDSLNTLVLLRVLRVFRVFKFTRHSTRLRSLLFAIRRSASELGFILFSFSLGVVLFSSILFYAEQPSYLKSNGTNPFESIPATMWYSVITMTTTGYGDMVPHTVIGKLIGSVGCIVGVLMIALPVPVIQKKANLQLGRLDEVDEAMGAEGCNAS; encoded by the exons ATGATCaagaaaaaggaagaagagAGAAATGACTCGATTTGGTCACTGGATAGTACTTCTTTTCAACGACCGCGCAAGCGAATTTTCTTTAAGGTTGGTGGTACGTTATTCGAGACTTGGGAACATAACTTTGACAATCATCCCGGCACACTGCTTGGCAGTCCGGAGAAAGAACTGTTCTACGATCCAGGAACGAAGACTTATGTTTTTGACCGAGACCCCCAGATGTTTCGACACATACTTAACTACTACAG ACTTGGAAGGTTACACTTCTCAAATGAATACTGCGCTGACGATTTTCGCGACGAGCTGTCATTCTTTCGTATTTCTATCAACGCCGTTTCAAACTGCTGTTGGGACGATTACAGACAACCCAAAAAAATAAGGATGGACAAAATTTTCAAGTTGGAGGATCCACACGTGAAATTAGTGGCAGATGACAGGTGCTGGCCCCTTAGAAAAATATGGAACACACTCGAAAACCCAAGCGAGACGTCTCTTGGAAGGGCGTGGTACTATTTTTCGGGGCTTATGATTGCATTAAGTATCGTTTGCACTGTTGCCGAATCAACGCCTCCGCCTTGTGATGATAAATATCTCTGTAAACATCACACTTGTGGAAGGAATCTGTCCCAGAAGGGCAAAGAGAATGATTCGTGTGATGAAATCAATGCATTCATGAACGAAAGagttttcctttattttgtaCTTGAAAGTATCTGTGTTGCAATATTTACTTTTGAATATCTTCTGCGATTTATAACCGCGCCCAGTCGTTGCCAATACGTGAAAGAGTTCATGAGCATCATCGACCTGTTGTCAATATTACCTTACTATGTTGGGCTAACGTTGGAGCACTTACTCCAAACTTCAGTGGACAGCCTCAATACGCTAGTATTGCTGAGAGTATTACGGGTGTTTCGGGTTTTCAAGTTTACTCGACACTCCACCCGGTTAAGAAGTCTTCTATTTGCGATTAGACGTTCAGCTTCTGAACTGGGTTTTATCCTATTTAGTTTCTCGCTCGGGGTGGTGTTATTCTCAAGCATTTTGTTCTATGCGGAGCAACCAAGTTATCTCAAATCGAACGGTACAAACCCGTTTGAAAGCATTCCAGCCACCATGTGGTATTCTGTCATTACCATGACCACAACTGG ATACGGCGACATGGTACCGCACACCGTTATCGGTAAACTAATAGGAAGTGTTGGTTGTATTGTTGGTGTCTTGATGATCGCTTTACCTGTTCCTGTAATACAGAAAAAG GCAAATCTACAGCTTGGACGTTTAGACGAAGTGGACGAAGCCATGGGAGCTGAAGGGTGCAACGCCTCATGA